From Microbacterium pseudoresistens, the proteins below share one genomic window:
- a CDS encoding DUF4184 family protein, whose protein sequence is MPFTPSHAVVALPFVRTPIVPAAIAVGAMTPDLPLFVRAVVPDYGTTHDVRMLPLTMLIALVLLLAWRLLLRPATRIVLPRPIAERLPVAWDGGIRAGWRETFPSVVGVLWLLVALGLGVLSHILWDSLTHEGRGGVQLLPVLGEPWGPLPGYKWLQYGSGVLGLAGIAIFALVWLTRRTPSPVAHPAPRIVFWLWLAALPVALGIATAIGLAAFVPLDAEFTIAHLAYRVLPPACAVWGAATFVLCLVLPQRWRVTTR, encoded by the coding sequence ATGCCGTTCACTCCGAGTCACGCGGTCGTCGCGCTTCCCTTCGTGCGCACGCCGATCGTGCCCGCTGCCATCGCCGTCGGGGCGATGACGCCGGATCTTCCGCTGTTCGTCCGTGCGGTGGTGCCCGACTACGGCACGACGCACGATGTGCGGATGCTGCCGCTCACGATGCTCATCGCCCTCGTGCTGCTGCTCGCGTGGCGCCTGCTGCTGCGGCCGGCGACGCGGATCGTCCTGCCGCGCCCGATCGCCGAACGACTGCCGGTGGCGTGGGACGGCGGTATCCGTGCCGGGTGGCGTGAGACCTTCCCTTCGGTGGTCGGCGTGCTGTGGCTGCTGGTCGCCCTCGGGCTGGGCGTGCTCTCGCACATCCTGTGGGACTCCCTCACGCACGAGGGGCGCGGCGGCGTGCAACTGCTCCCCGTGCTCGGAGAGCCGTGGGGCCCGCTTCCCGGCTACAAGTGGCTGCAGTACGGATCGGGTGTGCTGGGCCTGGCGGGGATCGCGATCTTCGCGCTCGTCTGGCTGACCAGGCGGACTCCGTCGCCCGTGGCGCATCCGGCGCCGCGCATCGTCTTCTGGCTCTGGCTGGCCGCCCTGCCCGTCGCGCTGGGGATCGCAACGGCGATCGGACTGGCGGCGTTCGTGCCGCTGGATGCCGAGTTCACCATCGCCCATCTCGCGTACCGTGTGCTGCCCCCGGCGTGCGCCGTGTGGGGAGCGGCGACGTTCGTGCTGTGCCTCGTGCTGCCGCAGCGCTGGCGTGTGACGACTCGCTGA
- the tyrS gene encoding tyrosine--tRNA ligase, which translates to MSNPPLTTAPPALDPAFENVWDELVWRGLVHVSTDQEALRALLAGDAITYYCGFDPTAPSLHLGNLVQLLTMRRIQLAGHKPLGLVGGSTGLIGDPRPTAERTLNTRETVEEWVGRLRAQVERFLSFEGENAARMVNNLDWTAQMSAIDFLREIGKHYRVGTMLKKDAVAARLNSDAGISYTEFSYQILQGMDFLELYRQYGCVLQTGGSDQWGNLTSGTDLIHRVEGVSAHAIGTPLITNTDGTKFGKSEGNAIWLDAEMCSPYRMYQFWLSTADADVIERLKVFTFLTRAEIEEYAQLVETEPFRRAAQKRLALEVVATVHGADATAAVIAASEALFGQGDLTSLDAETLRTALEELPNAAVPAGTSVVDALVATGLVASASEARRAIAQGGVSLDGVRVDDDAASVALSLPGGVSVLRRGKKTLAGLLPRG; encoded by the coding sequence GTGTCGAATCCCCCTCTGACGACGGCGCCGCCGGCGCTCGATCCCGCGTTCGAGAACGTGTGGGACGAGCTGGTGTGGCGCGGCCTCGTCCACGTGTCCACCGACCAGGAGGCGCTGCGCGCCCTTCTCGCCGGAGACGCGATCACCTATTACTGCGGATTCGACCCGACCGCCCCCAGCCTGCACCTCGGCAACCTCGTGCAGCTGCTCACGATGCGGCGCATCCAGCTCGCCGGGCACAAGCCCCTCGGCCTCGTCGGCGGCTCGACGGGCCTCATCGGCGACCCCCGCCCCACCGCCGAGCGCACCCTCAACACCCGCGAGACCGTGGAGGAATGGGTCGGCCGCCTTCGCGCGCAGGTCGAGCGCTTCCTCAGCTTCGAGGGCGAGAACGCTGCGCGCATGGTCAACAATCTCGACTGGACCGCGCAGATGAGCGCCATCGACTTCCTCCGCGAGATCGGCAAGCACTACCGCGTGGGCACGATGCTGAAGAAGGATGCCGTGGCCGCGCGTCTGAACTCCGATGCCGGCATCAGCTACACCGAGTTCAGCTACCAGATCCTGCAGGGCATGGACTTCCTCGAGCTGTACCGCCAGTACGGCTGCGTGCTGCAGACCGGCGGATCCGATCAGTGGGGCAACCTCACCAGCGGCACCGACCTCATCCACCGCGTCGAGGGCGTCTCGGCGCACGCGATCGGCACGCCACTGATCACCAACACCGACGGCACGAAGTTCGGCAAGAGCGAGGGCAACGCCATCTGGCTCGACGCCGAGATGTGCAGCCCGTACCGGATGTACCAGTTCTGGTTGAGCACGGCGGACGCCGACGTGATCGAGCGTCTGAAGGTCTTCACATTCCTCACGCGCGCCGAGATCGAGGAGTACGCGCAGCTCGTCGAGACCGAGCCGTTCCGTCGCGCCGCGCAGAAGCGCCTCGCCCTCGAGGTCGTCGCCACGGTGCACGGCGCGGATGCCACGGCGGCTGTGATCGCCGCGTCCGAGGCGCTGTTCGGCCAGGGCGACCTGACATCGCTGGATGCCGAGACGCTGCGCACGGCGCTGGAGGAGTTGCCGAACGCGGCCGTGCCCGCGGGCACGAGCGTGGTCGACGCGCTCGTGGCGACCGGTCTCGTCGCGAGCGCATCCGAGGCGCGTCGCGCGATCGCCCAGGGCGGCGTCTCGCTCGATGGCGTTCGCGTGGACGATGACGCCGCGAGCGTCGCGCTGAGTCTGCCCGGCGGGGTGTCCGTGCTCCGTCGGGGCAAGAAGACCCTGGCGGGTCTGCTTCCGCGGGGCTGA
- a CDS encoding SatD family protein: MDVAVIADIVGSRALPDRSAAQRVFEDAVERAERDLPVALEPLRPTAGDELQGRYASLDAALAAILLIQLGLPDGHELRFGIGIGEIRPVDSDGAPLQDGPGWWAARAAIDAVHARQQRAVPSSRSGIVAGQGEDDAMRTLVDLADAYLLARDEIVTRMSERERRLTRGRCLQRTQSALAAAEGISQSAVSQALQSAGAGSVVAGYARLVKGIAA, translated from the coding sequence ATGGATGTGGCCGTGATCGCCGACATCGTCGGCTCCCGCGCGCTGCCCGACCGCTCGGCCGCGCAGCGCGTGTTCGAAGACGCCGTCGAGCGCGCCGAGCGCGATCTGCCGGTCGCGCTCGAGCCCCTCCGGCCCACCGCCGGCGACGAGCTGCAGGGCCGCTATGCATCGCTGGATGCGGCGCTCGCCGCGATCCTGCTCATCCAGCTCGGCCTGCCCGACGGACACGAACTGCGCTTCGGCATCGGCATCGGCGAGATCCGCCCGGTCGATTCCGATGGCGCGCCGCTGCAGGATGGCCCGGGCTGGTGGGCGGCTCGCGCTGCGATCGACGCCGTGCATGCCCGCCAGCAGCGTGCCGTGCCGAGTTCGCGCAGCGGGATTGTCGCAGGCCAGGGGGAGGATGATGCTATGCGCACCCTCGTGGACCTCGCCGATGCGTACCTGCTCGCCCGCGATGAGATCGTGACGCGGATGTCGGAGCGCGAGCGCCGGCTCACCCGCGGCCGCTGCCTGCAGCGCACGCAGTCCGCGCTCGCCGCCGCCGAAGGGATCAGCCAGTCGGCGGTCTCGCAGGCACTGCAGAGCGCGGGGGCCGGGTCGGTCGTCGCCGGCTACGCCAGGCTCGTGAAGGGGATCGCCGCATGA
- a CDS encoding NADPH-dependent FMN reductase, producing MSYKVGYLIGSLSSTSINRVLSKALIRLAPDDLEFTEIPIGGLPLYTPDVDEDYPAEGLALKRAIEASDAILFVTPEYNRSIPGGLKNAIDWASRPKGTNSFDHIPAAVIGASAGVLGTALAQQSLRSVLSFCNARQMTSPEAYIHFTKEVFLDDGSVANSSTEEFLRTYMAEFREHIERVLTVLPREK from the coding sequence ATGTCGTACAAGGTCGGATACCTCATCGGAAGCCTCTCATCAACATCCATCAACCGTGTGCTGTCGAAGGCGTTGATCCGGCTCGCGCCCGACGACCTCGAGTTCACCGAGATCCCCATCGGCGGGCTGCCGTTGTACACCCCCGACGTCGATGAGGACTATCCGGCCGAGGGTCTCGCGCTCAAGCGCGCCATCGAGGCGAGCGACGCCATCCTCTTCGTGACCCCGGAGTACAACCGCTCGATCCCCGGCGGGCTGAAGAACGCGATCGACTGGGCGTCGCGTCCGAAGGGCACGAACTCGTTCGACCACATCCCCGCGGCCGTGATCGGGGCGTCGGCGGGCGTGCTCGGCACGGCGCTGGCCCAGCAGTCGCTGCGCAGCGTGCTCTCGTTCTGCAACGCGCGGCAGATGACCTCGCCCGAGGCGTACATCCACTTCACGAAAGAGGTCTTCCTCGACGACGGATCGGTCGCGAACTCGTCGACGGAGGAGTTCCTCCGTACCTATATGGCGGAGTTCCGGGAGCACATCGAGCGCGTGCTGACGGTGCTCCCACGTGAGAAGTGA
- a CDS encoding DUF1653 domain-containing protein: MIEPGVYEHFKGARYEVIGVGRHSETEEPHVFYRQLYGDGGHWVRPLAMFTEHVDRGDYHGPRFRRVE; encoded by the coding sequence ATGATCGAGCCCGGGGTCTACGAGCACTTCAAGGGTGCGCGGTACGAGGTGATCGGCGTCGGCCGGCACAGCGAGACGGAAGAGCCGCACGTGTTCTACCGTCAGCTGTACGGCGACGGCGGGCACTGGGTGCGCCCGCTGGCGATGTTCACCGAGCACGTCGACCGCGGCGACTACCACGGCCCGCGCTTTCGTCGCGTGGAGTGA
- a CDS encoding acyl-CoA dehydrogenase yields MTESSPYRPPVEDYAFLLKDAFGVDLVARATGGELSADDAGEILGAAGEFAASVLAPLERDGDLVGARLDDGAVHLPGGFAEAFRAFVDAGWITAEAPVSAGGDGLPGAIRAGLGEFWNASNAAFALCWLLTAGQIHALDAVASDEVRETYLTKLVSGEWTGTMNLTEPAAGTDLGAIRTMATPRDDGSWAIRGQKIFITWGDHDLAENIVHLVLARTPDAPEGAKGLSLFVAPKRLVGEDGSLGERNAITTVSIEHKLGIHASPTCVLDYDDATGYLVGELHGGLAGMFVMMNSARAGMGFQATGIADRAYQQAAEYAAQRLQGPVMDRPAGTPIAEHPDVRRLLLSMSSKIFAMRALGVYVGDLLDRGHDDAETRALGEFFVPILKGWTTEDAIGVTSDAIQVFGGMGFIEETGVAQHYRDVRITPIYEGTTAIQSNDLVGRKVIRDGGATAGRLFSLIDETVAGLRARDEASRLADQLARAVDAARRSTADLLDAGSSRDAFAVSVPYLLLLGTLAGGWMHAQAALAVLSSGGAEASRITAASFYGAHHLSRVQALAEAVAAGEIA; encoded by the coding sequence ATGACCGAGTCGTCTCCGTACCGGCCCCCCGTCGAGGACTACGCGTTCCTGCTCAAAGACGCCTTCGGCGTCGACCTCGTCGCGCGGGCGACCGGTGGTGAGCTCTCCGCCGACGATGCCGGCGAGATCCTCGGCGCGGCGGGCGAGTTCGCCGCCTCCGTGCTCGCTCCGCTCGAGCGCGACGGAGACCTCGTCGGCGCCCGCCTCGACGACGGCGCCGTGCACCTGCCCGGTGGCTTCGCCGAGGCGTTCCGCGCCTTCGTCGACGCAGGTTGGATCACCGCCGAGGCGCCCGTATCGGCCGGCGGCGACGGACTGCCCGGCGCCATCCGTGCGGGACTCGGCGAGTTCTGGAATGCCTCCAACGCCGCCTTCGCGCTGTGCTGGCTGCTCACCGCGGGTCAGATCCACGCACTCGACGCCGTCGCGTCCGATGAGGTGCGCGAGACGTACCTGACCAAACTCGTCTCGGGCGAGTGGACGGGAACGATGAATCTCACCGAGCCCGCCGCCGGCACCGACCTGGGCGCGATCCGCACCATGGCGACGCCGCGCGACGACGGCAGCTGGGCCATCCGCGGGCAGAAGATCTTCATCACCTGGGGCGATCACGACCTCGCGGAGAACATCGTGCACCTCGTGCTCGCGCGTACCCCGGATGCTCCCGAGGGCGCCAAGGGCCTGTCGCTGTTCGTCGCTCCCAAGCGCCTCGTGGGCGAGGACGGATCACTGGGCGAGCGCAACGCGATCACGACGGTGAGCATCGAGCACAAGCTCGGCATCCACGCCAGCCCTACCTGCGTGCTCGACTACGACGACGCGACCGGCTATCTCGTGGGCGAGCTGCACGGCGGTCTTGCCGGCATGTTCGTGATGATGAACTCCGCCCGCGCGGGTATGGGGTTCCAGGCCACCGGCATCGCCGACCGCGCCTACCAGCAGGCTGCCGAGTACGCGGCCCAGCGCCTGCAGGGTCCGGTGATGGATCGTCCGGCGGGCACCCCCATCGCCGAGCATCCCGACGTGCGTCGCCTGCTGCTGTCGATGTCGAGCAAGATCTTCGCGATGCGCGCGCTCGGCGTGTACGTCGGCGACCTGCTCGACCGCGGCCACGACGATGCCGAGACGCGTGCGCTCGGCGAGTTCTTCGTGCCGATCCTCAAGGGATGGACGACCGAGGATGCGATCGGCGTGACGAGCGACGCGATCCAGGTCTTCGGCGGCATGGGCTTCATCGAAGAGACCGGCGTCGCCCAGCACTACCGCGACGTGCGCATCACTCCGATCTACGAGGGCACCACCGCCATCCAGTCCAACGACCTCGTCGGGCGCAAGGTGATCCGCGACGGCGGGGCGACGGCGGGGCGCCTGTTCTCCCTCATCGACGAGACGGTCGCGGGCCTACGTGCGCGTGACGAGGCCTCGCGCCTCGCCGACCAGCTCGCCCGCGCCGTGGATGCGGCGCGACGCTCGACGGCCGATCTGCTCGATGCGGGCTCGTCGCGCGACGCCTTCGCCGTTAGCGTGCCCTACCTCCTGTTGCTCGGCACGCTCGCAGGCGGATGGATGCACGCGCAGGCCGCGCTCGCGGTGCTCTCTTCCGGCGGAGCAGAGGCATCGCGCATCACCGCCGCGTCCTTCTACGGGGCGCACCACCTCTCGCGGGTGCAGGCGCTCGCCGAGGCGGTCGCTGCGGGCGAGATCGCCTGA
- a CDS encoding FadR/GntR family transcriptional regulator gives MPHEDRDEAPRAWRAVLARIEHDLAEGRIGPGDHLPPERELAVELGVGRSSVREALRVLEVMGLIRTATGSGPRSGAIVIATPTGGMQSLLRLQVAAQGFAVDDVVQTRLVLESAVVTALASAEHAGTADAHALLDAMDAPTLAPDEFLALDARLHLALAEASGNGVIAVMMAGLRAAIESYVLAGSARLDDWAGMRDRLHREHRELVAAIDAGDAERARMLVHDHIVGYYTATGLMPGTA, from the coding sequence GTGCCGCACGAAGACCGCGACGAAGCGCCGCGCGCCTGGCGCGCCGTGCTCGCTCGCATCGAGCACGATCTCGCCGAGGGGCGGATCGGGCCGGGAGACCACCTGCCTCCGGAACGCGAGTTGGCCGTCGAGCTCGGCGTGGGCCGTTCGAGTGTGCGCGAGGCGCTGCGCGTGCTCGAGGTGATGGGCCTCATCCGCACGGCCACCGGATCCGGCCCCCGCTCCGGGGCGATCGTGATCGCGACGCCGACCGGCGGCATGCAGTCGCTGCTGCGCTTGCAGGTGGCCGCCCAGGGATTCGCCGTCGACGACGTCGTGCAGACCCGACTCGTGCTCGAATCCGCCGTCGTCACGGCGCTGGCCTCCGCCGAGCACGCCGGCACCGCCGACGCGCATGCGCTGCTGGATGCTATGGATGCGCCGACGCTGGCGCCCGACGAGTTCCTCGCGCTCGACGCGCGACTGCACCTGGCCCTCGCCGAGGCATCCGGAAACGGCGTCATCGCCGTGATGATGGCCGGGCTGCGCGCCGCCATCGAGTCGTACGTGCTGGCCGGGTCGGCGCGCCTCGACGACTGGGCGGGGATGCGCGACCGGCTGCATCGTGAGCACCGCGAACTCGTCGCCGCCATCGACGCCGGCGACGCCGAGCGGGCCCGGATGCTCGTGCACGACCACATCGTCGGCTACTACACCGCGACCGGGCTGATGCCCGGCACCGCGTGA
- a CDS encoding alpha-hydroxy acid oxidase — protein MVQRQFPKPAELLELMTFKKPELDGRKRRLDAALTISDLRTIAKRRTPKAAFDYTDGAAEGELSLARARQAFEDVEFHPGILAPAPDVDTSVEILDGPSALPFGIAPTGFTRLMQTEGEVAGAGAAAAAGIPFTLSTLGTTSIEGVKGANPHGRNWFQLYVMRDREISYELTRRAAAAGFDTLHFTVDTPVAGARLRDKRNGFSIPPQLTLGTIINAIPRPWWWFDFLTTPKLEFASLSSTGGTVGELLDAAMDPTISYDDLDVIRGLWPGKIVVKGVQNVDDAVRLKDAGVDGIVLSNHGGRQLDRAPIPFHLLPSVRAAVGDDFTVMVDTGIMNGADIVASIALGADFTLIGRAYLYGLMAGGRQGVDRTIAILRTEIERTMRLLGVSSLHELNPSHVTQLTRLVPVERAEAEPAALRD, from the coding sequence ATGGTGCAGCGGCAGTTTCCCAAGCCCGCCGAGCTCTTGGAGCTGATGACGTTCAAGAAGCCCGAGCTCGACGGCCGCAAACGCCGCCTCGATGCCGCGCTCACCATCTCGGATCTGCGCACGATCGCCAAGCGCCGCACTCCGAAGGCGGCGTTCGACTACACCGACGGCGCCGCGGAGGGCGAGCTGTCGCTCGCGCGGGCCCGCCAAGCGTTCGAAGACGTCGAGTTCCACCCCGGCATCCTCGCGCCCGCCCCCGATGTCGACACGTCGGTCGAGATCCTCGACGGACCCAGCGCCCTGCCGTTCGGCATCGCGCCGACCGGGTTCACCCGGCTCATGCAGACCGAGGGCGAGGTCGCCGGAGCCGGTGCAGCAGCCGCGGCGGGCATCCCGTTCACCCTCTCCACCCTCGGCACCACCTCGATCGAGGGCGTGAAGGGCGCCAATCCGCACGGGCGCAACTGGTTTCAGCTGTACGTCATGCGCGACCGCGAGATCTCGTACGAGCTGACCCGCCGCGCGGCGGCGGCCGGCTTCGACACCTTGCACTTCACCGTCGACACCCCCGTCGCGGGCGCGCGGCTGCGCGACAAGCGCAACGGGTTCTCCATCCCGCCGCAGCTCACGCTCGGCACGATCATCAACGCGATCCCGCGGCCGTGGTGGTGGTTCGACTTCCTCACCACGCCCAAGCTCGAGTTCGCCTCGCTGTCGTCGACCGGCGGCACGGTCGGCGAGCTGCTCGACGCCGCGATGGACCCGACCATCAGCTACGACGATCTCGACGTCATCCGCGGGCTCTGGCCGGGCAAGATCGTCGTCAAGGGCGTGCAGAACGTCGACGACGCCGTGCGGCTGAAGGATGCTGGGGTCGACGGGATCGTGCTGTCCAACCACGGCGGGCGCCAGCTCGACCGCGCCCCCATCCCCTTCCACCTGCTGCCCTCGGTGCGCGCCGCGGTGGGCGACGACTTCACCGTCATGGTCGACACCGGCATCATGAACGGCGCCGACATCGTCGCCTCCATCGCCCTCGGCGCCGACTTCACCCTCATCGGCCGCGCCTATCTGTACGGGCTCATGGCCGGCGGCCGCCAGGGTGTCGACCGCACGATCGCCATCCTGCGCACCGAGATCGAACGCACCATGCGCCTGCTCGGCGTCTCGTCGCTGCACGAGCTGAACCCCTCGCACGTCACGCAGCTCACCCGTCTCGTGCCGGTGGAGCGGGCGGAAGCGGAGCCCGCGGCACTGCGCGACTGA
- a CDS encoding YHS domain-containing protein: MNCSAHSHMGSAPDSEGREDLLGGADDMTTCPVMVGSAVSKKAAEAAGLFRDYEGERYYFCCAGCGPAFDSDPAKYAANMA, from the coding sequence ATGAACTGCAGCGCACATTCCCACATGGGCTCGGCACCGGACAGCGAGGGTCGTGAAGACCTCCTCGGCGGAGCGGACGACATGACCACCTGTCCCGTCATGGTCGGCAGCGCCGTCAGCAAGAAGGCGGCCGAGGCGGCTGGCCTGTTCCGCGACTACGAGGGTGAGCGGTACTACTTCTGCTGCGCCGGTTGCGGTCCTGCTTTCGACTCGGATCCCGCCAAGTACGCCGCGAACATGGCGTAG
- a CDS encoding heavy metal translocating P-type ATPase — MSSAAPIAGQPAIELEIGGMTCASCANRIERKLNKLDGVSATVNYATEKAKVTIPDGYDPALLVAEVEKTGYTAALPAPKQVTSTDDARDEADPELTSLKQRLIVSVILAVPVIAMAMIPAAQFTYWQWASLALAAPVIIWGAWPFHKAAWMNLRHGTATMDTLISMGTSAALLWSLYALFFGTAGTPGMTHPFELTVGPSDGAANIYLEVGAGVTVFILAGRYFEKRSKRQAGAALRALLELGAKEVSVLRDGIEAKISTDDLVVGDEFIVRPGEKLATDGTVVSGTSAVDASMLTGESVPVEVGPGDAVTGATVNAGGRLVVRATRIGSDTQLAQMARLVEDAQTGKAEVQRLADRISGVFVPIVILIAVIALGAWLGAGFPATAAFTAAVAVLVIACPCALGLATPTALLVGTGRGAQMGILIKGPEVLESTRQVDTVVLDKTGTVTSGKMRLVDVIPEPGVDRAQLLRFAGALEDASEHPIAQAIALGATQEVGELPAIEDFANIEGKGVQGIIEGTPVIVGRESLLADWSQRLHPDVASAKAHAEGEGKTVVAVGWDGRARGILVVADTVKPTSAEAIRGIKEIGLTPILLTGDNEAVARQIAAEVGIEEVIAEVLPKDKIDVVARYQERGRIVAMIGDGVNDAPALAQADLGLAMGTGTDVAIEASDITLVRGDLRSAVDAIRLSRKTLGTIKTNLFWAFAYNVAAIPIAALGMLNPMLAGAAMAFSSVFVVGNSLRLRRFKSIARA, encoded by the coding sequence ATGAGCTCAGCAGCGCCGATCGCCGGTCAACCGGCCATCGAACTGGAGATCGGCGGGATGACCTGCGCATCCTGTGCGAACCGCATCGAGCGGAAGCTCAACAAGCTCGACGGTGTGTCGGCGACGGTCAACTACGCCACGGAGAAGGCGAAGGTCACGATCCCGGACGGATACGATCCGGCCCTTCTGGTCGCCGAGGTCGAGAAGACGGGGTACACGGCCGCTCTTCCGGCGCCGAAGCAGGTCACGTCCACGGATGACGCACGTGACGAGGCCGACCCGGAGCTGACGTCGCTGAAGCAACGACTCATCGTCTCGGTCATCCTTGCGGTGCCGGTGATCGCGATGGCGATGATCCCCGCAGCGCAGTTCACCTACTGGCAATGGGCATCGCTCGCGCTCGCCGCACCGGTCATCATCTGGGGTGCATGGCCGTTCCACAAGGCGGCGTGGATGAACCTCAGGCACGGCACGGCAACGATGGACACGCTCATCTCGATGGGCACCTCTGCGGCGTTGCTGTGGTCGCTGTACGCCTTGTTCTTCGGCACCGCGGGAACGCCGGGAATGACGCACCCGTTCGAGCTGACGGTCGGCCCGTCCGACGGCGCCGCGAACATCTATCTCGAGGTCGGCGCGGGCGTGACGGTGTTCATCCTGGCCGGACGCTACTTCGAGAAGCGTTCCAAACGCCAAGCCGGTGCCGCGCTTCGCGCGCTGCTCGAACTCGGCGCCAAAGAGGTATCGGTGCTGCGCGACGGCATCGAGGCGAAGATCTCGACGGATGACCTCGTCGTCGGTGATGAGTTCATCGTGCGCCCCGGCGAGAAGCTTGCCACGGACGGCACCGTCGTCTCGGGGACGTCGGCGGTGGATGCGTCGATGCTCACGGGCGAATCGGTGCCGGTCGAGGTCGGCCCCGGCGACGCTGTCACGGGCGCCACGGTGAACGCCGGCGGGCGCCTGGTCGTGCGTGCGACACGGATCGGATCCGACACGCAGCTCGCCCAGATGGCGAGGCTCGTCGAAGACGCGCAGACCGGCAAGGCCGAGGTGCAACGACTCGCCGACCGCATCTCCGGCGTGTTCGTGCCGATCGTGATCCTCATCGCGGTCATCGCCCTCGGCGCATGGCTCGGCGCGGGCTTTCCCGCCACCGCCGCGTTCACCGCGGCCGTCGCCGTTCTCGTCATCGCCTGCCCGTGCGCGTTGGGACTCGCGACACCGACCGCGCTGCTCGTCGGGACCGGACGCGGCGCCCAGATGGGGATCCTCATCAAGGGCCCCGAGGTGCTCGAGTCGACGCGCCAGGTCGATACTGTCGTGCTCGATAAGACCGGCACCGTCACGAGCGGGAAGATGCGCCTCGTCGATGTCATCCCCGAGCCGGGTGTCGATCGTGCCCAGCTGCTGCGCTTCGCGGGAGCGCTGGAGGATGCGTCCGAGCATCCGATCGCACAGGCGATCGCCCTGGGGGCCACTCAGGAAGTCGGCGAGCTGCCGGCGATCGAGGACTTCGCGAACATCGAGGGCAAGGGTGTTCAGGGGATCATCGAGGGCACGCCGGTGATCGTCGGGCGCGAGTCGCTGCTGGCCGACTGGTCGCAGAGACTCCACCCTGACGTCGCGTCGGCCAAGGCACATGCCGAAGGCGAGGGCAAGACCGTGGTCGCGGTCGGCTGGGACGGCCGGGCGCGCGGCATCCTCGTGGTGGCAGACACCGTCAAGCCCACGAGCGCCGAGGCGATCCGCGGGATCAAGGAGATCGGGCTGACTCCGATCCTGCTGACGGGCGATAACGAGGCCGTGGCGCGACAGATCGCGGCGGAGGTCGGCATCGAAGAGGTCATCGCCGAGGTTCTCCCGAAGGACAAGATCGACGTCGTCGCCCGCTACCAGGAGCGCGGCCGGATCGTCGCGATGATCGGCGATGGAGTGAACGACGCTCCGGCGCTCGCACAGGCCGACCTGGGCCTGGCCATGGGAACCGGGACCGACGTCGCGATCGAAGCGTCCGACATCACGCTCGTGCGCGGTGACCTGCGATCCGCCGTCGACGCGATCCGCCTGTCGCGCAAGACGCTCGGCACGATCAAGACCAACCTGTTCTGGGCGTTCGCCTACAACGTCGCGGCCATTCCGATTGCAGCGCTGGGCATGCTCAATCCCATGCTCGCCGGCGCGGCGATGGCGTTCTCGAGCGTCTTCGTCGTCGGCAACAGCCTTCGGCTGCGCCGATTCAAGAGCATCGCCCGGGCATGA